One part of the Eulemur rufifrons isolate Redbay chromosome 16, OSU_ERuf_1, whole genome shotgun sequence genome encodes these proteins:
- the LOC138396286 gene encoding alpha-2-macroglobulin-like, translated as MGKNKLLHSSLVILLLILLPTDASVSAKPHYMVLVPSLLHTETPEKGCVLLSHLNETVTVRAFLESLRENRSLFTDLVAEKDLFHCVSFTVPRSSSSEEVMFLTIQVKGPTQEFNRRTTVMVKNKESLVFVQTDKAIYKPEQTVKFRVVSLNEDFHPLNELIPLVYIQDPKRNRIAQWQNLQLENGLKQLSFALSSEPFQGSYKVVVQKESGGNVEHPFTVEEFVLPKFEVQVTVPKVITILEEEMNVSVCGLYTYGKPVPGHVTVNICRKYNNPSTCFGEESQAFCETFRQQLNSHGCFSQQVNTKVFQLKRQGYKMELHVEANIKEEGTGVELTGVGSTEITRIITKLSFVKVDPYFRQGIPFFGQVRLVDGKGVPMPNKIIFITANEANYRSNTTTDENGLVQFSINTTNVMGTSLTVRVKHKDQNVCYGYHWVSEENEEAYHTANLVFSISKSFVHLEPIPGELPCDQTQAVQAHYVLNAQALQELKELVFYYLIMAKGGIVRTGTHVLPVEQGDMKGHFPVSVPVGSDIAPIARLLIYAILPDGEVIGDSAKYEVENCLANKVDLSFSPAQSFPSSHAHLRVTASPQSVCALRAVDQSVLLMKPEAELSPSSVYNLLPVKDLAGFPAGLNQQEEDDGDCVHGYTIHINGITYSPVSNTNEKDMYSFLQDMGLKVFTNSKIRKPKVCPQPERYEMRTSKVLAYSEADGGLRGHERANMIHVEEAHTETVRKYFPETWIWDLVVVDSSGVAEVGVSVPDTITEWKAGALCLSQDTGLGLSPTASLRAFQPFFVELTMPYSVIRGEAFTLKATVLNYLSKCIRVSVHLEATPKFLAVPVEKEQESHCICADGRQTVSWEVTPKSLGNVNFTVSAEALETSELCGTEKPTVPEYGKKDTIIKPLLVEPEGLKKEVTFNSLLCPSGAEVTEELSLKLPPNVVEESARASVSVVGDILGSAMQNTQNLLQMPYGCGEQNMALFAPNIYVLDYLNETQQLTPDIKSKAIGYLNTGYQRQLNYKHHDGSYSTFGEQHGRGQGNTWLTAFVLKSFAQARNHIFIDEAHITQALTWLSQKQKGNGCFRSSGSLFNNAMKGGVEDEVTLSAYITIALLEIPLPVTHPVVRNALFCLESAWKSANEGAGGSHVYTKALLAYAFALAGNQDKRAEVLKSLNEESVKKDNSVHWERPEKPKARVGHFYQPQAPSAEVEMTSYVLLAYLTAQPTPTSEDLTSATHIVKWITKQQNSQGGFSSTQDTVVALHALSKYGAATFTRTGKAAQVTVQSSGAFSTNFQVDNNNRLLLQQVSLPELPGEYSTRVTGEGCVYLQTSLKFNIVPAKEEFPFALEVQTLPQTCDGPKAHTSFQVSLSVSYTGSRPASNMAIADVKMVSGFIPLKPTVKMLERSNHVSRTEVSNNHVLIYLDKVSNQTLSFSFMVLQDIPVRDLKPAIVKVYDYYETDEFATAEYNAPCSKDQGNA; from the exons ACACTATATGGTGCTggtcccctccctgctccacaCTGAGACCCCCGAGAAGGGCTGCGTCCTTCTGAGCCACCTGAATGAGACAGTCACTGTACGTGCTTTCTTGGAGTCTCTCAGGGAAAACAGGAGCCTCTTCACTGACCTGGTGGCAGAGAAGGACTTATTCCACTGCGTCTCCTTCACT GTCCCGCGGTCCTCGTCCAGTGAGGAGGTGATGTTCCTCACCATCCAAGTGAAAGGACCGACCCAGGAATTCAACAGGCGGACCACAGTGATGGTTAAAAACAAGGAGAGTCTGGTGTTTGTCCAGACGGACAAAGCTATCTACAAACCAGAGCAGACAG tGAAATTTCGTGTTGTCTCATTGAATGAAGATTTTCACCCCCTGAATGAGTTG ATTCCACTAGTATACATTCAG GACCCCAAAAGAAATCGCATCGCACAATGGCAGAATCTCCAGTTAGAGAatggcctcaagcaattgtcCTTTGCCCTCTCATCAGAGCCCTTTCAGGGCTCCTACAAGGTGGTGGTACAGAAAGAATCAGGTGGAAacgtagagcatcctttcactgTGGAGGAATTTG TGCTTCCCAAGTTCGAAGTGCAAGTGACAGTGCCAAAGGTAATCACCATCTTGGAAGAAGAGATGAATGTGTCAGTGTGTGGCCT ATACACATATGGGAAGCCTGTCCCAGGACATGTGACTGTGAACATCTGCAGAAAGTATAATAACCCTTCCACCTGCTTTGGTGAAGAGTCACAGGCATTCTGCGAGACATTTCGTCAACAA CTGAACAGCCATGGCTGCTTCTCCCAGCAAGTAAACACCAAGGTCTTCCAGCTGAAGAGGCAAGGGTATAAAATGGAACTTCACGTGGAGGCCAATATCAAAGAAGAAGGAACAG gagTGGAATTAACTGGAGTAGGATCCACTGAAATCACAAGAATCATAACCAAGCTCTCATTTGTGAAAGTGGACCCATACTTTAGACAAGGGATCCCTTTCTTTGGGCAG GTGCGCCTAGTGGATGGGAAAGGTGTCCCTATGCCAAATAAAATCATCTTCATCACAGCAAATGAAGCTAACTACAGATCCAATACTACCACAGATGAGAATGGCCTGGTGCAGTTCTCCATCAACACCACCAACGTTATGGGCACCTCTCTTACTGTTAGG GTCAAACACAAGGACCAAAATGTCTGTTATGGCTACCACTGGGtgtcagaagaaaatgaagaggcaTATCACACTGCTAATCTTGTATTCTCCATAAGCAAGAGCTTTGTGCACCTCGAGCCCATCCCTGGTGAACTGCCCTGTGACCAAACTCAGGCGGTCCAGGCACATTACGTTCTGAACGCACAGGCCCTGCAGGAGCTGAAGGAGCTTGTCTTCTATTATCTG ataatgGCAAAGGGAGGCATTGTCCGAACTGGAACTCATGTACTGCCTGTGGAGCAGGGAGATA TGAAAGGCCACTTTCCTGTGTCAGTCCCTGTGGGGTCAGACATTGCTCCCATTGCTCGGTTGCTCATCTATGCTATTTTACCTGACGGGGAAGTGATTGGGGATTCTGCCAAGTATGAAGTTGAAAATTGTCTGGCCAACAAG GTGGATTTGAGCTTTAGCCCAGCACAAAGTTTCCCAAGCTCACACGCCCACCTGCGAGTCACAGCTTCTCCGCAGTCGGTCTGCGCCCTCCGTGCGGTGGACCAAAGCGTGCTGCTCATGAAGCCCGAGGCTGAGCTCTCCCCGTCCTCG GTTTATAACCTACTACCAGTGAAGGACCTCGCTGGCTTCCCTGCGGGATTGAATCAGCAGGAGGAAGATGATGGAGACTGTGTCCATGGTTACACCATCCATATTAATGGAATAACATATTCCCCAGTatcaaatacaaatgaaaaagatatGTATAGCTTCCTACAG GATATGGGCTTAAAGGTATTCACCAACTCAAAGATTCGTAAACCCAAAGTATGTCCACAGCCTGAACGTTATGAGATGCGGACATCTAAAGTTCTAGCTTATTCag AAGCAGATGGAGGGCTAAGAGGCCATGAACGTGCAAATATGATACATGTTGAAGAGGCTCACACAGAGACTGTACGAAAGTACTTCCCTGAGACATGGATCTGGGATTTGGTGGTAGTGGA ctcatcAGGTGTGGCTGAGGTAGGAGTATCTGTCCCTGACACCATCACAGAGTGGAAGGCAGGGGCCCTCTGTCTGTCCCAAGACACTGGACTTGGTCTCTCTCCCACTGCCTCTCTCCGAGCCTTCCAGCCCTTCTTTGTGGAGCTCACGATGCCCTACTCTGTGATCCGCGGAGAGGCCTTCACACTCAAGGCCACTGTCTTAAACTACCTTTCCAAATGCATTCGG GTCAGTGTGCACCTGGAAGCCACTCCCAAATTCCTAGCTGTCCCAGTGGAGAAAGAACAAGAGTCTCACTGCATCTGTGCGGACGGGCGGCAAACTGTGTCCTGGGAAGTAACCCCAAAGTCACTAG gaaatgtGAATTTTACTGTGAGTGCAGAAGCACTAGAGACTTCAGAGTTGTGTGGGACTGAGAAGCCTACAGTCCCTGAATATGGAAAGAAAGACACAATCATCAAGCCCCTGTTAGTTGAA CCTGAAGGACTAAAGAAGGAAGTAACATTCAACTCCCTGCTATGTCCATCAG gTGCTGAGGTAACTGAAGAATTATCCCTGAAGTTGCCACCAAATGTGGTAGAAGAATCTGCCCGAGCCTCTGTCTCAGTTGTGG GAGACATATTAGGCTCTGCCATGCAAAACACACAAAATCTCCTCCAGATGCCCTATGGCTGTGGAGAACAGAATATGGCCCTCTTTGCTCCTAACATCTACGTTCTGGATTATCTAAATGAAACACAGCAGCTGACTCCAGATATCAAGTCCAAGGCCATTGGTTATCTCAACACTG GTTATCAGAGACAGTTGAACTACAAGCACCACGATGGCTCCTACAGCACCTTTGGGGAGCAACATGGCAGGGGCCAGGGCAACACCTG GCTCACGGCCTTTGTACTGAAGAGTTTTGCCCAGGCTCGAAACCACATCTTCATCGATGAAGCACACATCACCCAGGCCCTAACCTGGCTCTCCCAGAAGCAGAAGGGCAACGGCTGTTTCAGGAGCTCTGGGTCACTGTTCAACAATGCCATGAAG GGAGGAGTAGAAGACGAAGTGACCCTCTCCGCCTATATTACAATTGCTCTTCTGGAGATTCCTCTCCCAGTCACT CATCCTGTTGTCCGCAATGCCCTGTTCTGCCTGGAGTCAGCCTGGAAGTCAGCAAACGAAGGAGCCGGTGGCAGCCATGTCTACACCAAGGCGCTATTGGCCTATGCTTTTGCCCTGGCAGGTAACCAGGACAAGAGGGCAGAAGTACTCAAGTCCCTTAATGAGGAATCTGTGAAGAAAG ACAATTCAGTCCACTGGGAGCGACCTGAGAAACCCAAGGCACGAGTGGGGCATTTTTACCAGCCCCAGGCTCCCTCTGCTGAGGTGGAGATGACGTCCTACGTGCTCCTCGCTTACCTCACAGCCCAGCCGACCCCCACCTCGGAGGACCTGACTTCTGCAACACACATTGTGAAGTGGATCACAAAGCAACAGAATTCCCAGGGCGGTTTCTCCTCCACCCAG gacacagtggtagcTCTCCATGCTTTGTCCAAATACGGAGCAGCCACTTTTACCAGGACTGGCAAGGCTGCACAGGTGACCGTCCAGTCTTCCGGGGCATTTTCCACCAACTTCCAAGTGGACAACAACAACCGCCTGTTACTACAGCAGGTCTCATTGCCAGAGCTGCCTGGGGAATACAGCACAAGAGTGACAGGAGAAGGCTGTGTCTACCTCCAG ACATCCTTGAAATTCAATATTGTCCCAGCAAAGGAAGAGTTCCCATTTGCTTTAGAGGTACAGACTCTACCCCAAACTTGTGATGGACCCAAAGCCCACACCAGCTTCCAGGTCTCACTGAGTGTCAG TTACACTGGGAGCCGTCCTGCCTCCAACATGGCGATTGCTGATGTGAAGATGGTATCTGGCTTCATTCCCCTGAAACCAACAGTGAAAATG CTTGAAAGATCTAACCATGTGAGCCGGACAGAAGTTAGCAACAACCATGTCTTGATTTACCTGGATAAG